One window of Coriobacteriia bacterium genomic DNA carries:
- a CDS encoding AbrB/MazE/SpoVT family DNA-binding domain-containing protein, producing MITKVQKWGNSQGLRLSKELLTDVRIDVGDAVDISVHDGSLVITPARRVRGGLDLEQLVARIPRDYEPEELDWGPPAGRE from the coding sequence ATGATCACCAAAGTCCAGAAATGGGGCAACAGCCAGGGTCTTCGCCTCAGCAAGGAATTGCTCACGGACGTCCGGATTGACGTGGGCGACGCGGTAGACATCAGCGTCCATGACGGCTCGCTCGTCATCACTCCTGCACGTCGCGTGCGTGGCGGACTCGACCTTGAACAGCTGGTCGCACGGATTCCGCGAGACTACGAGCCTGAAGAGCTCGACTGGGGTCCTCCGGCTGGCCGCGAGG